A part of Streptomyces sp. NBC_01451 genomic DNA contains:
- a CDS encoding carbohydrate ABC transporter permease has protein sequence MSGNVVQRAQRAQRVRPVRRVRGVRRFVRRPWRLAAEVSALLIAVVVAFPLYWMVLSAFKPAGEIESTEPRPWTLAPSLDSFRRVFGQQEFGRFFLNSLVVACSVVVVSALIAFLAATAVTRFRFRFRTTLLIMFLVAQMVPVEALTIPLFFLMRDFGQLNTLGSLILPHIAFSLPFAIWMLRGFVKAVPEALEEAAYIDGASRSRFLWQILFPLVFPGLVATSVFSFISAWNDFLFAKSFVISDTSQSTLPMALLVFYKPDDPDWGGVMAASTVMTIPVLVFFVLVQRRLVSGLGGAVKD, from the coding sequence ATGTCCGGCAACGTTGTCCAACGAGCCCAACGAGCCCAACGAGTCCGCCCTGTTCGACGCGTGCGAGGTGTCCGCCGCTTCGTACGGCGGCCCTGGCGGCTGGCCGCCGAGGTGTCGGCGCTGCTGATCGCGGTCGTCGTCGCCTTCCCCCTCTACTGGATGGTGCTCAGCGCCTTCAAACCGGCCGGCGAGATCGAGTCGACGGAGCCGCGCCCCTGGACGCTCGCCCCTTCCCTGGACTCCTTCCGGCGTGTCTTCGGGCAGCAGGAATTCGGCCGGTTCTTTCTCAACAGCCTGGTGGTCGCCTGTTCCGTGGTCGTCGTCTCCGCGCTGATCGCGTTTCTCGCGGCGACCGCGGTGACCCGATTCCGGTTCCGTTTCCGGACGACCCTGCTGATCATGTTCCTGGTGGCCCAGATGGTGCCCGTGGAGGCACTCACGATCCCGCTGTTCTTCCTCATGCGGGACTTCGGGCAGCTGAACACACTGGGTTCGCTGATCCTGCCGCACATCGCCTTCTCACTGCCCTTCGCGATCTGGATGCTGCGGGGTTTTGTGAAGGCGGTTCCGGAGGCGCTGGAGGAGGCCGCGTACATCGACGGGGCGAGCCGGTCGCGATTCCTGTGGCAGATCCTTTTCCCGCTGGTCTTCCCGGGGTTGGTGGCCACCAGCGTGTTCTCCTTCATCTCGGCCTGGAACGACTTCCTGTTCGCCAAGTCGTTCGTCATCAGTGACACCTCCCAGTCGACGCTGCCGATGGCCCTGCTGGTCTTCTACAAGCCCGACGACCCGGACTGGGGCGGCGTGATGGCAGCCTCCACGGTGATGACGATTCCGGTGCTGGTGTTCTTCGTACTCGTGCAGCGCCGACTGGTGTCGGGGCTCGGTGGAGCGGTTAAGGACTGA
- a CDS encoding beta-N-acetylhexosaminidase, with translation MTDVNELIPAPVVVRDVRSAGGFVFDENTVIDAGPGTGATARWLRGVLGAATGLALPPGAGDDGETVRLRVQPEDAGHLGPEGYKLYVNGDDVTIHGGGPAGVFWGAQTLRQLLGPDAFRRAPVTPGRRWLVPGTFVEDTPRFRWRGLMLDVARHFMPKEGVLRYLDLMAAHKLNVFHFHLTDDQGWRVEIERYPKLTEVGSWRSRTKFGHGASPLWEEKPHGGFYTQDDIREIVAYAAERHIEVVPEIDVPGHSQSAIAAYPELGNTDVIDTASLSVWDNWGISHNVLAPTDNTLRFYEGVFEEVLDLFPGKFIHIGGDECAKEQWRESPTAQARIEELGVGDEDGLQSWFVGHFDKWLTARGRRLIGWDEILEGGLAPGAAVSSWRGYAGGITAARAGHDVVMCPQEQVYLDHRQHGGADEPVPIGYVRTLEDVFRFEPVPAELGPEEARHVLGTQANLWTEVMEDTGRVDYQAFPRLAAFAEVAWSALPASAERDFADFERRMTAHYGRLDALGVGYRPPAGPHPWQRRPGVLGRPIDGAPPNV, from the coding sequence GTGACTGACGTTAATGAACTGATTCCGGCGCCCGTTGTCGTGCGGGACGTCAGGTCCGCGGGCGGTTTCGTGTTCGACGAGAACACGGTGATCGACGCCGGGCCCGGCACCGGGGCGACGGCCCGCTGGCTGCGAGGCGTCCTCGGGGCGGCGACCGGGCTCGCGCTGCCACCCGGCGCGGGGGACGACGGCGAGACCGTCCGGCTGCGGGTCCAGCCCGAGGACGCCGGCCATCTCGGCCCGGAGGGCTACAAGCTGTACGTCAACGGGGACGACGTCACCATCCACGGCGGCGGGCCCGCCGGTGTCTTCTGGGGTGCGCAGACGCTCCGTCAGCTGCTCGGCCCCGACGCCTTCCGGCGCGCCCCTGTCACCCCCGGCCGGCGGTGGCTCGTCCCCGGCACCTTCGTCGAGGACACGCCCCGTTTCCGCTGGCGCGGCCTCATGCTGGACGTCGCCCGGCACTTCATGCCCAAGGAAGGCGTCCTGCGCTACCTGGACCTGATGGCGGCGCACAAACTCAACGTCTTCCACTTCCATCTGACGGACGACCAGGGCTGGCGCGTCGAGATCGAGCGGTACCCGAAGCTGACGGAGGTCGGCTCCTGGCGGTCCCGTACCAAATTCGGCCACGGGGCGTCACCGCTGTGGGAGGAGAAGCCGCACGGGGGCTTCTACACCCAGGACGACATCCGAGAGATCGTCGCCTACGCCGCCGAGCGGCATATCGAGGTGGTCCCGGAAATCGACGTACCGGGGCACTCGCAGTCCGCCATCGCCGCGTATCCGGAACTCGGCAACACCGACGTCATCGACACGGCCTCCCTCTCCGTCTGGGACAACTGGGGGATCAGCCACAACGTACTCGCTCCCACTGACAACACCCTGCGTTTCTACGAGGGCGTCTTCGAGGAAGTCCTCGACCTGTTCCCGGGGAAGTTCATTCACATCGGCGGCGACGAGTGCGCGAAGGAGCAGTGGCGGGAGTCGCCCACCGCGCAGGCCCGTATCGAGGAACTCGGGGTCGGTGACGAGGACGGGCTCCAGTCCTGGTTCGTAGGGCACTTCGACAAGTGGCTCACCGCGCGCGGGCGTCGGCTCATCGGCTGGGACGAGATCCTGGAGGGCGGCCTCGCGCCGGGCGCCGCCGTCTCCTCCTGGCGCGGTTACGCGGGCGGCATCACGGCGGCACGCGCGGGTCACGACGTCGTCATGTGCCCCCAGGAGCAGGTCTACCTGGACCACCGTCAGCACGGGGGCGCCGACGAACCCGTCCCCATCGGGTACGTCCGCACCCTTGAGGATGTCTTCCGCTTCGAGCCGGTTCCAGCGGAGTTGGGCCCCGAGGAGGCGCGGCACGTCCTCGGCACGCAGGCCAACCTGTGGACCGAGGTGATGGAGGACACCGGGCGCGTGGACTACCAGGCCTTCCCTCGGCTGGCCGCCTTCGCCGAGGTCGCCTGGAGTGCCCTGCCCGCGTCCGCCGAACGGGACTTCGCCGACTTCGAGCGCCGGATGACCGCCCATTACGGGCGACTTGACGCCCTCGGCGTCGGCTATCGGCCGCCCGCGGGGCCGCATCCGTGGCAGCGGCGGCCAGGAGTCCTCGGACGTCCGATCGATGGGGCGCCCCCGAACGTGTGA